In Odontesthes bonariensis isolate fOdoBon6 chromosome 6, fOdoBon6.hap1, whole genome shotgun sequence, one genomic interval encodes:
- the adra1aa gene encoding alpha-1A adrenergic receptor encodes MTPSSLTQNCSNCSQVSVPELNVVKAVVLGLILGVFIMFGVVGNILVILSVVCHRHLRTVTHYFIVNLAVADLLLSSTVLPFSAIFEILDRWVFGRIFCDVWAAVDVLCCTASIMSLCVISVDRYIGVSYPLRYPSIMTKRRALLAVMLLWVLSFIISIGPLFGWKEPAPEDESICKITEEPGYAIFSAVGSFYLPLAIILVMYCRVYVVAHRESQGLREGHKTEKSDSEQVILRMHRGNTIVSEDDALRSRTHFALRLLKFSREKKAAKTLGIVVGCFVLCWLPFFLVLPIGSIFPAYRPSDTVFKITFWLGYFNSCINPIIYPCSNQEFKKAFQSLLGVHCLRMTPRPHHHHLSACQSQTQGHSQGLTLSLDSRGAPCRLSPSSSVALSRTPSSRDSREWKIFSGGPINSGPGPAETSRTKVAQLCNKSLHHSCCCIISAESPSSEPPPVGELPTIKIHQLSLSEKGEPV; translated from the exons ATGACCCCAAGTTCTCTAACACAGAACTGCTCCaactgcagccaggtttcagtCCCAGAGCTCAATGTGGTTAAGGCTGTAGTTTTGGGCTTGATTCTTGGTGTTTTCATCATGTTTGGAGTTGTTGGAAACATCCTAGTAATCCTGTCTGTGGTTTGTCATCGACACCTGAGGACAGTCACGCATTATTTTATAGTTAATCTGGCAGTGGCAGACTTGTTGCTGAGCTCCACCGTACTGCccttctctgccatttttgagaTCCTGGATCGATGGGTGTTTGGACGCATTTTTTGTGATGTTTGGGCAGCTGTGGATGTGCTCTGCTGCACAGCCTCTATTATGAGCCTCTGTGTGATCTCGGTGGACCGCTACATTGGAGTCAGTTACCCTCTGCGTTACCCATCTATAATGACGAAACGCAGGGCTCTGTTGGCTGTGATGCTGCTGTGGGTGCTCTCTTTCATTATATCTATCGGGCCTTTGTTTGGCTGGAAAGAGCCAGCACCAGAGGACGAGTCCATCTGCAAGATTACAGAGGAACCAGGCTATGCAATCTTCTCAGCTGTGGGCTCCTTCTACCTCCCTCTCGCCATCATACTAGTCATGTACTGTCGGGTGTATGTGGTAGCTCACAGAGAAAGCCAGGGGCTGAGAGAGGGCCACAAAACAGAGAAGTCAGACTCGGAGCAGGTGATTCTCAGGATGCACCGTGGCAACACAATTGTATCAGAGGACGACGCCCTTCGCAGCCGCACACATTTTGCGCTGCGACTGCTCAAGTTCTCACGTGAGAAGAAAGCTGCCAAGACACTGGGCATTGTGGTCGGATGCTTTGTGTTATGCTGGCTGCCCTTTTTCCTCGTGCTCCCCATTG GTTCCATTTTCCCTGCATATAGACCTTCAGACACTGTCTTCAAGATCACCTTCTGGCTCGGTTACTTCAACAGCTGCATCAACCCCATCATCTACCCATGCTCCAACCAGGAGTTTAAAAAAGCTTTTCAGAGTTTACTTGGAGTTCACTGTTTGAGAATGACTCCCAGACCACACCACCATCATCTGAGTGCGTGTCAAAGTCAAACACAAGGCCACAGCCAGGGCCTCACTCTCAGCCTTGACAGCAGGGGGGCTCCCTGCAGGCTCAGCCCCTCCTCCTCTGTAGCTCTGTCCAGAACTCCTTCCTCCAGGGACAGCAGGGAATGGAAGATCTTTTCTGGAGGACCCATAAACAGCGGACCTGGACCAGCTGAAACAAGCAGAACTAAAGTGGCCCAACTTTGCAATAAAAGCCTCCATCATAGCTGCTGTTGCATCATTAGTGCTGAAAGTCCCTCATCAGAGCCCCCACCTGTCGGAGAGCTTCCTACCATTAAAATCCACCAACTGTCTCTGTCAGAAAAAGGAGAGCCTGTATAA